One genomic region from Prunus persica cultivar Lovell chromosome G3, Prunus_persica_NCBIv2, whole genome shotgun sequence encodes:
- the LOC18783813 gene encoding probable disease resistance protein At5g63020, whose product MGSVLSISLSCDAIVSRCWDSVFEREPNVRKLQENLQALTTSLQELKSLKNDVQREVELAERQPRLKRLERVNNWILSVEALETEINEVIVSHSTQEIEKLCCGGYCSKNYRSSYKYGKKVARKSVEVEALKSKGVFEEVAAESLPTALVDVIPSDPTVGMEPIFDQVWRHVEDEQVGMIGLYGMGGVGKTTLLTQIRNNFNRTRNDFNLVIWIVVSKGQKIEVIQDKIGKKIGLSSDEWKLKEQHEKAEDIFRILNTKKFVLLMDDLWEPVELTKVGVPAPDSRNKFKIVFTTRSEEVCGHMDAQKKIKVGCLTWDKAWNLFQEKVGKETLLLHPDIPKLAEIVASECGGLPLALITVGRVMACKKTPQEWKRAVQVLRRFASEFSGMGDKVFPLLKFSYDNLPSQKVRSCFLYCALFPEDFVILKDDLVYFWMCEDILDEYGNVEEAKNESYHIIGTLLTSCLLEDEGDLVKMHDVIRDMALWLACDLGKEGENILVDTGAYRAPNVAKWKNVKRVSLMGSGIKSLDATPRSPNLLTLFLGGSSLMRIVDDFFDFMPTLRVLDLSENLFITQLPTGVANLVSLQHLNLSYTGIKWLPVELAACARLKYLNLEHTLLLHYVPPNILSNFPRLEVLRILDCGSSNRVFFYNEKTMIDELQGLKHLDVLSLTVVGDTSCFRNLDSHHILVTCTLTLCLNGENYVKPSSYLDLSPLAIANMKYLDTLRIKHMVDVYSSWKIPLENPSCFLGLQFVEVVNCTNLKNLEWLVFAPNLIHLDVYGCSKMTTILCLNTLETTPFAKLTVLDLSELPHLRRICENPLPVPFLNKIRIVGCPVLTRLPLNSSSAQTSNLIIEGEEKWWNGLEWEDQAARNAFLPCFRPF is encoded by the coding sequence ATGGGTAGCGTCTTGTCAATCTCCTTATCATGCGATGCCATTGTTTCACGCTGCTGGGATTCCGTTTTTGAAAGAGAACCAAATGTACGTAAGCTCCAAGAAAACCTTCAAGCTCTCACAACTTCTTTACAAGAACTCAAGTCTTTAAAGAATGATGTGCAGAGAGAGGTTGAGCTTGCAGAGCGGCAGCCGCGATTAAAGCGGTTAGAGCGGGTAAATAACTGGATTTTAAGCGTGGAGGCTCTTGAGACTGAAATTAACGAAGTTATTGTAAGCCATAGCACTcaagaaattgagaaattatGCTGCGGAGGTTACTGCTCCAAGAACTACAGATCCAGCTACAAGTATGGAAAAAAAGTTGCTAGAAAGTCGGTGGAAGTGGAGGCTTTGAAAAGCAAGGGAGTTTTTGAAGAAGTGGCAGCAGAAAGCTTACCTACAGCTCTAGTCGATGTGATACCTAGTGACCCAACAGTGGGCATGGAGCCGATTTTTGATCAGGTTTGGAGACACGTTGAAGATGAACAAGTGGGAATGATTGGCTTATATGGAATGGGAGGGGTGGGGAAGACCACCCTCCTTACCCAGATCCGTAACAACTTCAACCGCACTCGTAATGATTTCAATCTTGTGATCTGGATTGTGGTATCCAAGGGCCAAAAAATTGAAGTTATTCAAGATAAGATTGGTAAAAAGATTGGGCTGTCTAGTGATGAATGGAAGCTTAAAGAGCAGCATGAAAAAGCTGAAGACATCTTCAGAATCTTGAACACAAAGAAGTTTGTGTTATTAATGGATGATTTATGGGAGCCGGTTGAATTAACCAAAGTAGGGGTTCCAGCTCCTGACAGTCGGAACAAGTTCAAGATAGTTTTCACAACTCGCTCTGAGGAGGTATGTGGTCATATGGATGCCCAGAAGAAGATTAAGGTGGGGTGTTTGACTTGGGACAAAGCATGGAACTTGTTTCAGGAGAAGGTTGGGAAAGAAacacttcttcttcatccaGATATCCCCAAGCTTGCTGAAATTGTGGCGAGCGAGTGTGGCGGTTTGCCACTGGCACTCATCACAGTGGGCAGGGTCATGGCCTGCAAGAAAACACCCCAAGAGTGGAAGCGTGCAGTTCAAGTCCTGAGAAGATTTGCGTCCGAGTTTTCAGGAATGGGAGATAAGGTATTCCCTCTTTTAAAATTCAGTTACGATAATTTACCAAGTCAGAAAGTTAGATCATGTTTCTTATACTGTGCTCTGTTTCCGGAAGATTTTGTTATACTTAAAGATGACTTGGTATATTTTTGGATGTGTGAGGATATATTAGATGAATATGGTAATGTAGAGGAAGCCAAAAATGAGAGTTACCATATCATAGGAACTCTTCTTACCTCATGTTTGTTGGAAGATGAAGGAGATTTAGTAAAAATGCATGATGTAATTCGTGACATGGCATTGTGGTTAGCTTGTGACCTTGGGAAAGAAGGCGAGAACATCCTTGTGGATACAGGTGCTTATCGTGCACCAAATGTTGCGAAATGGAAGAACGTGAAAAGGGTTTCATTGATGGGTAGTGGTATCAAATCTCTAGATGCAACACCAAGATCTCCCAATCTGTTGACCTTATTTCTCGGAGGAAGTTCATTAATGAGGATTGTGGATGACTTCTTTGATTTCATGCCTACGCTACGAGTTTTGGATTTGTCTGAAAATCTCTTTATAACTCAACTGCCAACTGGAGTTGCAAATCTAGTTTCATTACAACATCTGAATTTGTCCTATACAGGCATAAAATGGTTGCCAGTGGAGTTAGCAGCATGTGCACGCCTAAAGTATTTGAACTTAGAGCATACACTTCTGCTTCATTATGTTCCACCAAATATATTATCAAATTTCCCGAGGCTTGAAGTTTTGAGAATACTAGATTGTGGTTCTTCTAAccgagtttttttttataatgagaAAACCATGATAGACGAACTGCAGGGTTTGAAACACCTTGACGTCTTGTCTTTGACAGTCGTAGGAGATACCTCTTGTTTCCGGAATTTGGACAGCCACCACATATTAGTGACTTGCACTCTAACTTTATGCCTCAATGGCGAGAATTACGTGAAACCTTCAAGCTATCTTGATTTATCGCCTTTGGCGATTGCAAATATGAAATACCTTGATACTCTTCGAATTAAACATATGGTGGATGTGTACTCTTCGTGGAAAATACCTTTGGAAAATCCGAGTTGCTTCCTTGGTCTTCAGTTCGTAGAAGTAGTAAATTGCACGAATCTCAAGAACCTGGAATGGCTcgtttttgctccaaatcTCATCCACTTGGATGTATATGGCTGCTCTAAAATGACGACAATACTCTGTTTGAACACATTGGAAACTACCCCATTTGCAAAACTCACTGTTTTGGATTTGAGCGAACTACCCCACTTGCGGagaatatgcgaaaatccctTGCCCGTTCCATTTCTGAATAAAATCCGTATAGTTGGATGTCCAGTGCTCACTAGGCTGCCTCTCAACTCTAGCAGTGCTCAAACAAGTAATCTCATTATTGAAGGAGAGGAAAAGTGGTGGAATGGCTTAGAGTGGGAGGACCAAGCGGCTCGAAATGCTTTTCTTCCCTGCTTCAGACCTTTTTAA